Proteins encoded within one genomic window of Prauserella marina:
- a CDS encoding IclR family transcriptional regulator gives MSVPALRRGLALLGALAGHAGPVSAAALARELGLPRSTTYHLLGELESAGFVVHLPAERRYGLGIAAFELGSAYLRHDPLERLAGPVLRRLVDKVGHTAQLGILHGNELLYLVKERPAVPETLVTDVGVRLPSHLTASGRAMLCHLPAAHVRALFPAPSAFVRRTGRGPRTLAELRGLLGAHRRLGWAVEDGHVTEGFASVAHPVFDHGGRPLASVGVTLRHLCDGDACTETWPSLAEQVRRAASELTSRIGGQPG, from the coding sequence ATGAGCGTCCCCGCGCTGCGTCGTGGCCTCGCCCTCCTCGGCGCGCTCGCCGGGCACGCGGGTCCCGTTTCGGCTGCCGCGCTCGCCCGCGAACTCGGCCTGCCGAGATCGACGACCTACCACCTCCTCGGCGAACTCGAATCGGCCGGTTTCGTCGTTCACCTTCCCGCCGAACGCAGGTACGGCCTCGGCATCGCCGCCTTCGAACTCGGCTCCGCCTATCTGCGGCACGATCCGCTCGAACGGCTCGCCGGGCCGGTGCTGCGCAGGCTCGTCGACAAGGTGGGGCATACCGCGCAACTCGGCATCCTGCACGGCAACGAGCTGCTCTATCTGGTCAAGGAACGACCCGCCGTTCCGGAAACGCTGGTCACCGACGTCGGCGTCCGCCTGCCCTCGCACCTGACCGCTTCGGGAAGGGCCATGCTCTGTCACCTGCCCGCCGCACACGTGCGGGCACTGTTCCCCGCGCCTTCGGCGTTCGTGCGGCGCACCGGAAGGGGTCCGCGAACCCTCGCCGAGCTGCGCGGACTGCTTGGCGCACATCGCAGACTCGGGTGGGCCGTCGAGGACGGGCACGTCACCGAGGGGTTCGCCTCGGTGGCGCATCCGGTTTTCGACCACGGCGGCAGGCCACTGGCCTCCGTCGGCGTCACGTTGCGTCACCTGTGCGACGGCGATGCCTGTACCGAGACCTGGCCCTCACTCGCCGAGCAGGTTCGCAGGGCCGCGAGCGAGCTGACGAGCAGAATCGGCGGTCAGCCGGGCTGA
- the hutH gene encoding histidine ammonia-lyase, which produces MAEQVSLGAANLGRRQVVDVARHDASVVLDAVALSNIVTAREHVDALAETPEATYGVSTGFGALAVRHIPEERRADLQRSLIRSHAAGAGAELEREVVRALMVLRLRTLATGHTGIRRETAAALAAMLNAGITPVVHEYGSLGCSGDLAPLAAVALALMGEGEAETADGERLPAATALRLAGIEPVTLAEKEGLALTNGTDGMLGMLVLAAADLRDLLAVADLTAAMSVEALLGTDRVFAADLQALRPYPGQALSARRMLAALSGSAIVASHRGPDCTRVQDAYSLRCAPQVHGAARDTLAHAERVADIELSSAIDNPVVLEGGRIESNGNFHGAPLGYVLDFLAIAVADVASIAERRTDRMLDTARSNGLPAFLAADPGVDSGHMIAQYTQAGIVSELKRLAVPASVDSIPSSAMQEDHVSMGWAAARKLRRGVDGLRTVLAVELLCAARALDLRAPLEPAPVTGAARDLLRTVVAGPGPDRHLAPEIAAAEALIDSGAVLAVMEET; this is translated from the coding sequence ATGGCAGAGCAGGTATCCCTCGGCGCGGCGAACCTGGGCAGGCGGCAGGTCGTCGACGTCGCGCGGCACGACGCGTCGGTCGTGCTCGACGCGGTCGCGCTGAGCAACATCGTCACCGCGCGCGAGCACGTCGACGCGCTCGCCGAGACGCCTGAGGCCACCTACGGCGTCTCGACCGGCTTCGGCGCGCTGGCGGTCAGGCACATCCCCGAAGAACGGCGTGCCGATTTGCAGCGCTCGCTGATCAGGTCGCACGCGGCGGGAGCCGGAGCCGAGCTGGAGCGGGAGGTGGTGCGGGCACTCATGGTGCTGCGGCTGCGCACGCTCGCCACCGGGCACACCGGCATCAGGAGGGAGACGGCCGCCGCGCTGGCCGCGATGCTCAACGCCGGTATCACGCCCGTCGTGCACGAGTACGGTTCGCTCGGCTGCTCCGGCGATCTCGCCCCGCTTGCCGCGGTGGCGCTCGCGCTGATGGGGGAGGGCGAGGCCGAAACGGCGGATGGTGAGCGCCTTCCAGCCGCGACCGCGTTGCGGCTGGCCGGAATCGAGCCGGTGACGCTGGCCGAGAAGGAAGGGCTCGCGCTGACCAACGGCACCGACGGCATGCTCGGCATGCTGGTGCTCGCGGCGGCCGACCTGCGGGACCTGCTCGCCGTCGCCGACCTGACCGCTGCCATGAGCGTCGAGGCGTTGCTCGGCACCGACCGGGTCTTCGCCGCGGACCTACAGGCCCTCCGGCCTTACCCTGGCCAGGCGCTCTCCGCACGCAGGATGCTGGCGGCGCTGTCCGGTTCCGCGATCGTCGCGAGTCATCGGGGACCGGACTGCACGCGCGTGCAGGACGCCTATTCACTGCGCTGCGCGCCGCAGGTCCATGGCGCGGCGAGGGACACGCTGGCGCACGCGGAGCGGGTCGCCGACATCGAGTTGTCCTCCGCGATCGACAACCCCGTCGTGCTGGAGGGCGGCCGGATCGAGTCGAACGGCAACTTCCACGGCGCGCCGCTCGGCTACGTGCTCGATTTCCTTGCGATCGCGGTCGCCGACGTTGCCTCGATCGCGGAACGGCGAACCGACCGGATGCTCGACACCGCCCGCTCGAACGGGCTGCCCGCGTTCCTCGCCGCCGACCCAGGCGTCGACTCCGGCCACATGATTGCCCAGTACACGCAGGCGGGGATCGTCAGCGAACTGAAACGGCTCGCCGTGCCCGCCTCGGTCGACTCGATTCCGAGCAGTGCCATGCAGGAGGACCACGTGTCGATGGGCTGGGCCGCGGCGCGAAAGCTGCGCAGAGGTGTCGACGGGCTGCGCACGGTCCTTGCCGTCGAACTGTTGTGTGCCGCGAGAGCGCTCGATCTGCGGGCGCCGCTCGAACCAGCCCCGGTCACCGGCGCGGCGCGCGACCTGCTGCGCACCGTGGTCGCGGGGCCAGGACCAGACCGGCATCTCGCTCCCGAGATCGCCGCGGCCGAAGCATTGATCGACTCAGGTGCCGTGCTCGCCGTGATGGAGGAAACATGA
- the hutU gene encoding urocanate hydratase, whose translation MTDKLTARNWQTEAALRMLRNNLDPAVAERGEDLVVYGGTGKAARDWPSYHAIERSLTTLAEDETLLVQSGKPVGVLRTHEWAPRVLLANSNLVGDWATWPEFRRLESLGLTMYGQMTAGSWIYIGTQGILQGTYETFAEVARKRFGGSLAGTLTITAGLGGMGGAQPLAVTMNGGTALVIECDRQRALRRIETRYLDELASDVDDAIARVTDAKRLRRALSVGLIGNAAEVLPELLRRGVEADIVTDQTSAHDPLAYLPVGVDVEDWHDYAAKKPDEFTDRSRDSMAEHVDAMIGFLDGGAEVFDYGNSLRGEAKLGGCERAFDFPGFVPAYIRPLFCEGKGPFRWVALSGDPADIAATDRAILDLFGEDEALARWIKLAGERVAFQGLPARICWLGYGQRHLAGLRFNEMVASGELSAPVVIGRDHLDAGSVASPYRETEGMADGSDAIADWPLLNALVNTASGATWVSIHHGGGVGMGRSIHAGQVCVADGSELAARKIERVLTNDPAMGVIRHVDAGYERAAEVAAERGVRIPMREDT comes from the coding sequence ATGACCGACAAGCTCACCGCGCGGAACTGGCAGACCGAAGCCGCGCTGCGGATGCTGCGCAACAACCTCGACCCGGCCGTCGCCGAGCGCGGCGAAGACCTCGTCGTGTACGGGGGGACTGGCAAGGCGGCCCGCGACTGGCCGAGCTACCACGCCATCGAACGGTCACTGACGACGCTGGCCGAGGACGAGACATTGCTTGTGCAGTCAGGAAAGCCGGTCGGTGTCCTGCGAACCCACGAGTGGGCGCCGAGGGTGCTGCTCGCGAACTCCAACCTCGTCGGCGACTGGGCGACCTGGCCCGAGTTTCGCAGGCTGGAGTCACTGGGGCTGACGATGTACGGGCAGATGACGGCGGGTTCCTGGATCTACATCGGCACGCAGGGCATCTTGCAGGGCACCTACGAAACGTTCGCCGAGGTGGCGCGCAAACGATTCGGCGGAAGCCTCGCCGGAACACTCACGATCACGGCCGGTCTCGGCGGGATGGGCGGGGCGCAACCGCTTGCCGTGACGATGAACGGAGGCACGGCGCTGGTCATCGAGTGCGATCGGCAGCGGGCGCTGCGGCGGATCGAAACCCGCTACCTCGACGAGCTGGCGTCCGATGTGGACGACGCGATCGCGAGGGTGACCGATGCGAAGAGGCTGCGGCGCGCCTTGTCGGTTGGGTTGATCGGCAACGCGGCCGAGGTGCTGCCCGAGTTGCTGCGGAGGGGAGTCGAGGCCGACATCGTCACCGATCAGACCTCGGCGCACGACCCGCTCGCCTATCTGCCGGTCGGGGTGGACGTCGAGGACTGGCACGACTACGCGGCGAAGAAGCCCGACGAGTTCACCGACCGTTCCCGCGATTCGATGGCGGAGCACGTGGACGCGATGATCGGGTTCCTCGACGGGGGAGCCGAGGTGTTCGACTACGGCAATTCGTTACGCGGCGAGGCCAAACTCGGCGGCTGTGAGCGCGCTTTCGACTTCCCCGGGTTCGTTCCCGCCTACATCCGCCCGCTGTTCTGCGAGGGCAAGGGCCCGTTTCGCTGGGTCGCGCTTTCCGGCGATCCGGCCGACATCGCCGCGACCGACAGGGCGATACTCGACCTCTTCGGCGAGGACGAGGCACTGGCCCGCTGGATCAAGCTCGCCGGAGAACGGGTCGCCTTCCAGGGGCTTCCGGCGAGGATTTGCTGGCTCGGCTACGGGCAGCGGCATCTCGCGGGGCTGCGGTTCAACGAGATGGTCGCCAGCGGCGAACTGTCGGCGCCGGTGGTGATCGGCAGGGATCACCTCGACGCTGGCAGCGTCGCCTCGCCCTACCGGGAGACCGAGGGCATGGCCGATGGTTCCGACGCCATCGCCGACTGGCCGCTGCTCAACGCACTCGTGAATACGGCATCAGGGGCAACCTGGGTCTCGATCCACCACGGCGGCGGCGTCGGCATGGGTCGATCGATTCACGCGGGGCAGGTGTGCGTCGCCGACGGCAGTGAGCTTGCCGCGCGCAAGATCGAGCGGGTACTGACCAACGATCCCGCGATGGGCGTGATCCGGCACGTCGACGCGGGCTACGAGCGAGCCGCCGAGGTCGCGGCGGAGCGCGGGGTGCGCATTCCGATGCGGGAGGACACGTGA
- a CDS encoding allantoate amidohydrolase has product MGTQSLLDEITDVGRDSARGGYSRHVFAEAETELREWFAERAEGAGLEVETDRNGNLWAWWGEPDSGDAVVTGSHVDSVPGGGAFDGPLGVASALSAVGTLRERGFRPGKPLGVVVFAEEEGGRFGVPCLGSRLLTGAIDATAALRLSDTDGVTFAEASAKAGLDPGRVGADPARLGRIGRFVELHVEQGRGLVDVAEPVAVGSSVIAHGRWRFSFSGQGNHAGATLLCDRADPMLPAAHAVTAARRIAEKFPMARATVGRLVPTPGGTNVIASTVDLWLDARMPEGDVRALVAEIEAASSAAAAEEGCSLVVSEESLSGEVLFDPVLRDELSRLLGGVPALPTGAGHDAAVLADVLPSAMLYVRNPTGISHAPEEFAEPADVERGSAALADVLEYLCR; this is encoded by the coding sequence ATGGGGACGCAATCGCTGCTCGACGAGATCACCGACGTGGGGAGGGATTCCGCGCGGGGAGGCTATTCCCGGCACGTGTTCGCCGAGGCGGAGACCGAACTGCGCGAGTGGTTCGCGGAGCGAGCCGAGGGTGCGGGACTTGAGGTCGAGACCGACCGCAACGGCAACCTGTGGGCGTGGTGGGGCGAGCCCGATTCCGGAGACGCTGTCGTCACGGGAAGTCACGTCGATTCGGTACCCGGTGGAGGGGCTTTCGACGGCCCGCTCGGGGTCGCCAGCGCGTTGAGCGCGGTGGGAACGTTGCGGGAACGGGGATTCCGGCCTGGCAAACCGCTCGGTGTCGTCGTGTTCGCCGAGGAGGAGGGCGGCCGGTTCGGCGTTCCCTGTCTCGGTTCGCGGTTGCTGACCGGCGCGATCGACGCGACGGCCGCGTTGCGGCTGTCCGACACCGACGGCGTCACGTTCGCGGAGGCGAGCGCGAAGGCGGGGCTTGATCCCGGACGGGTCGGCGCCGATCCCGCGCGGCTCGGCCGGATCGGCCGGTTCGTGGAGTTGCACGTCGAGCAGGGCAGGGGCCTCGTCGACGTCGCGGAGCCGGTCGCCGTCGGCAGTTCGGTGATCGCGCACGGCCGATGGCGGTTCTCGTTCTCCGGACAGGGAAACCACGCCGGCGCGACGTTGTTGTGCGACAGGGCGGATCCGATGCTGCCCGCCGCGCACGCGGTCACGGCGGCGAGACGGATCGCCGAGAAGTTCCCGATGGCGAGGGCCACGGTCGGCAGGCTCGTGCCGACTCCGGGCGGCACCAACGTCATAGCGTCCACTGTGGACCTCTGGTTGGACGCGAGGATGCCGGAGGGCGACGTTCGCGCGCTGGTGGCCGAAATCGAGGCGGCTTCCTCGGCCGCGGCAGCCGAGGAAGGATGTTCCCTGGTTGTCAGTGAGGAGTCGCTCAGTGGCGAGGTGCTGTTCGATCCCGTACTGCGCGACGAGCTTTCCCGCTTGCTCGGTGGCGTTCCCGCTTTGCCGACCGGCGCTGGGCACGACGCCGCGGTACTCGCCGATGTGCTGCCGTCGGCGATGCTCTACGTGCGCAACCCGACCGGAATCAGCCACGCGCCGGAGGAGTTCGCGGAACCCGCCGACGTCGAACGCGGATCGGCCGCGCTGGCCGACGTGCTGGAGTACCTGTGCCGGTGA
- a CDS encoding formimidoylglutamate deiminase, giving the protein MSYWCEHAWLPEGVADAVRIDVGDGRITAVTKGAPRAGVVLNGLTIPGFANGHSHAFHRALRGRTHLGRGTFWTWREGMYALAAKLDPDSYYRLARGVYAEMVLAGYTSVGEFHYLHHGKDGVRYAEPNAMGLALAAAAEDAGIRLCLLDTCYLAGGFGKELDPVQRRFGDGDAHAWAERVAALPESPMSTVGAAVHSVRAVPGPELPKVAEFAAARPLHVHLSEQRAENEDCLAFHGRTPTAVLADSGVLGPASVAVHATHLTDGDMSTLSDSGAWACFCPTTERDLGDGIGPAGLLADAGVRLCLGSDSQAVIDPFAETAALELDERLAGECRGRFGVADLRAIGAAHAALGFADVGTLTAGAQADLVTVDLGSPRTAGIRPDGVFFAASAADVTDVVVAGRQRVKERVHLGVEWPEAVLAEEIGRLWQCDPP; this is encoded by the coding sequence GTGAGTTACTGGTGCGAGCACGCGTGGCTGCCTGAAGGTGTAGCGGACGCCGTGCGGATCGATGTCGGCGACGGGCGGATCACCGCCGTCACCAAGGGGGCGCCGCGCGCGGGGGTGGTCCTGAATGGACTGACCATTCCCGGTTTCGCCAACGGGCATTCGCATGCCTTCCATCGCGCGCTGCGCGGGCGAACACACCTGGGAAGGGGCACGTTCTGGACGTGGCGTGAGGGCATGTACGCGCTGGCCGCGAAGCTCGATCCGGACAGCTACTACCGGCTGGCCCGTGGCGTGTACGCGGAGATGGTGCTCGCCGGGTACACGAGCGTCGGCGAGTTCCACTACCTGCATCACGGCAAGGACGGGGTGCGCTATGCCGAACCCAACGCGATGGGGCTCGCGCTCGCCGCCGCCGCGGAGGACGCCGGTATCCGGCTGTGCCTTCTGGACACCTGCTATCTGGCCGGCGGGTTCGGGAAGGAATTGGATCCGGTACAGCGGCGGTTCGGCGACGGTGACGCGCACGCGTGGGCCGAACGGGTCGCCGCGCTGCCGGAGAGTCCGATGTCGACGGTCGGTGCCGCCGTGCATTCGGTGCGGGCCGTTCCCGGACCGGAGTTGCCGAAGGTCGCGGAGTTCGCGGCGGCCCGCCCCTTGCACGTTCATCTTTCCGAGCAGCGTGCCGAGAACGAGGACTGTCTCGCCTTCCACGGGAGGACGCCTACCGCGGTACTCGCCGATTCCGGAGTGCTCGGTCCCGCCTCGGTGGCCGTGCACGCCACCCATTTGACCGATGGTGACATGTCGACATTAAGTGACTCTGGTGCGTGGGCGTGTTTCTGCCCGACGACGGAACGTGACCTCGGGGACGGCATCGGGCCAGCGGGCCTGCTCGCCGACGCGGGGGTGCGGCTGTGCCTCGGCAGCGACAGTCAGGCCGTGATCGACCCCTTCGCCGAGACGGCAGCGCTCGAACTCGACGAGCGGCTTGCGGGCGAGTGCAGGGGCCGTTTTGGCGTCGCCGACCTGCGTGCCATCGGCGCGGCGCACGCCGCGCTCGGCTTCGCCGACGTCGGCACGCTCACGGCGGGAGCGCAGGCCGACCTCGTCACGGTCGACCTCGGTTCTCCTCGTACGGCGGGAATCCGGCCCGACGGGGTGTTTTTCGCCGCGTCGGCGGCCGATGTGACCGATGTCGTCGTCGCGGGAAGGCAGCGAGTGAAGGAGCGCGTCCACCTCGGCGTCGAATGGCCGGAAGCGGTGCTCGCCGAGGAGATCGGGAGGTTGTGGCAATGCGATCCACCGTGA
- the hutI gene encoding imidazolonepropionase, which yields MRSTVITGIGELTTNDPGFGTVTDAAVVLEGERVAWIGPATSAPVADTAVDAGGRAALPGWVDSHTHLVFAGDRTAEFEARMAGAPYLAGGIAVTVEATREAADGQLAANLERLLTEAARQGTTCVETKTGYGLTVADEARSAKIAAAVADEVTFLGAHLVPKEYTAESYVDLVCGPMLDAVAPYARWADVFCERGAFDEDQSHRVLLAAAERGLGLRVHGNQLGEGPGVRLAVRHGAASVDHCTYLSSADIEALAGSGTVATLLPACDLSTKQPLPPARELIDAGATVALATNANPGSSYTTSMAFCVATAVLQMGMSVSEAVWAATAGGARALRRDTETVAGPAVGVLTVGARADLHVLDAPSITHLAYRPGVPLTWAVWRKGSAVVVPPPRDRTPW from the coding sequence ATGCGATCCACCGTGATCACCGGTATCGGTGAGCTGACGACGAACGACCCCGGTTTCGGGACGGTCACCGACGCCGCCGTCGTGCTCGAAGGGGAACGGGTGGCATGGATCGGTCCAGCCACCTCGGCCCCCGTCGCCGACACCGCCGTCGACGCGGGAGGAAGGGCCGCGCTGCCCGGCTGGGTGGATAGCCACACGCACCTCGTTTTCGCGGGCGATCGCACCGCTGAGTTCGAGGCGCGCATGGCGGGCGCGCCCTATCTCGCCGGTGGCATCGCGGTGACCGTCGAGGCCACGAGGGAGGCTGCCGACGGGCAGCTCGCGGCCAACCTCGAACGGCTGCTCACCGAAGCGGCAAGACAGGGCACCACGTGTGTCGAGACCAAGACCGGGTACGGGCTCACCGTCGCCGACGAAGCGCGCTCGGCGAAAATCGCGGCTGCGGTAGCCGACGAGGTCACGTTCCTCGGCGCGCACCTCGTGCCGAAGGAGTACACCGCCGAGTCCTATGTGGACCTCGTATGCGGGCCCATGCTCGACGCCGTCGCGCCGTACGCGCGGTGGGCCGACGTGTTCTGCGAACGGGGCGCCTTCGACGAGGACCAGTCCCACCGCGTGCTGCTTGCCGCGGCCGAGCGCGGGCTCGGCCTGCGGGTGCACGGCAACCAGCTCGGTGAAGGGCCGGGCGTGCGGCTCGCGGTGCGGCACGGCGCCGCGAGCGTCGATCACTGCACGTACCTCTCCTCCGCCGACATCGAAGCGCTCGCCGGTTCCGGCACGGTCGCGACGCTGCTACCGGCGTGCGATCTCTCCACGAAACAGCCGTTGCCGCCCGCGAGGGAGCTGATCGACGCCGGTGCCACCGTCGCGCTCGCGACCAACGCGAACCCCGGCAGCTCGTACACGACGTCGATGGCGTTCTGCGTCGCGACGGCCGTGTTGCAGATGGGGATGTCGGTGAGCGAGGCGGTATGGGCGGCGACGGCGGGCGGAGCCCGGGCGTTGCGCAGGGACACCGAGACCGTCGCGGGTCCCGCCGTCGGCGTGCTGACCGTCGGCGCGAGGGCCGACCTGCACGTACTGGACGCGCCGTCGATCACCCACCTCGCCTACCGGCCGGGGGTTCCGCTCACCTGGGCGGTGTGGCGGAAGGGCTCTGCCGTGGTGGTGCCGCCGCCGCGCGATCGAACCCCATGGTGA
- a CDS encoding TetR/AcrR family transcriptional regulator, with the protein MSTPRPVTESGDHPPSRRERFRQATIDEIKRTARAQMADEGPAGLSLRAVARAMNITPSALYRYFQGIDDLITALCVDAYNALADAVGTSVATVDERDPADHAARWWAFARGMREWAIANPADFALIYGTPLPGYEAPSEETRPAGLRFTGTALRILSDAVDAGAIDLDTALIQHRPTISDDLSAALDAAGIFSDRRGIAILLGAWTILQGHLTLELFGHFEWLHVEADVLFDEHVRAMMLTMGFDRAAAAPPRQSPSATPPR; encoded by the coding sequence ATGTCTACCCCTCGACCGGTCACCGAAAGCGGTGACCATCCTCCGTCCCGGAGAGAACGATTCCGGCAAGCGACGATCGACGAGATCAAGCGGACGGCCAGGGCGCAGATGGCCGACGAGGGGCCGGCCGGACTGTCGTTACGCGCGGTGGCCCGTGCCATGAACATCACGCCGAGTGCGCTCTACCGGTACTTCCAGGGCATCGACGACCTCATCACCGCGCTCTGTGTCGACGCCTACAACGCGCTCGCCGACGCGGTCGGTACGTCCGTCGCGACGGTCGACGAGCGCGACCCCGCCGACCACGCCGCGCGCTGGTGGGCCTTCGCGAGAGGAATGCGGGAGTGGGCCATCGCCAACCCCGCCGACTTCGCGCTCATCTACGGCACCCCGCTGCCCGGCTACGAAGCCCCTTCGGAGGAAACCAGACCCGCCGGGCTCCGCTTCACCGGCACCGCTCTGCGCATCCTCTCCGACGCCGTCGACGCCGGAGCCATCGATCTCGACACGGCCCTCATCCAGCACCGGCCCACGATCAGCGACGACCTTTCCGCCGCGCTGGACGCGGCAGGGATCTTCTCCGACCGCAGGGGCATCGCGATCCTGCTCGGCGCGTGGACGATCCTGCAAGGGCATCTGACACTGGAGTTGTTCGGCCACTTCGAGTGGTTGCACGTCGAGGCCGACGTGCTCTTCGACGAGCACGTGCGCGCGATGATGCTCACCATGGGGTTCGATCGCGCGGCGGCGGCACCACCACGGCAGAGCCCTTCCGCCACACCGCCCAGGTGA
- a CDS encoding alpha/beta fold hydrolase — translation MVRPIPLHTLTGVPDAEVTTHPFTTDDGLGLSMLRFRGSRKSTGDDIVLVIHGLTTSSDMFIMPEHRNLVRFLLDNGFGDVWTLDYRMSNRHPYNRAMHRFTMDDIALNDFPAAIAELRRSVGNRRVHVIAHCLGSVSFLMSLFGGALDAVGGVSSVIANSTGLTPRVPAWSRLKLNVAPGVMEYLLGFPYLDPRWHAEPRFTRGWLFSKVVDLFHPECDNPACHLLSLMWGTGWPALYSHDKLHEVTHARGGDLYGATGFHYYRHVLAMVDAGRAVKFAKGAAYDSLPDDYLAGAAEVTTPVLLTTGETNRVFADSNIVCYERLEAVAPGRHELEVFPGYGHQDVFMGKNVDIDVFPRMLDFLKRQAA, via the coding sequence GTGGTACGACCCATCCCGCTGCACACGCTCACGGGCGTCCCGGATGCCGAGGTCACGACCCATCCGTTCACCACGGACGACGGGCTCGGCCTGAGCATGCTCAGGTTCCGGGGTTCGAGGAAGAGCACCGGCGACGACATCGTCCTGGTGATTCACGGACTGACCACGTCCAGCGACATGTTCATCATGCCCGAGCACCGCAACCTCGTCCGGTTCCTGCTGGACAACGGTTTCGGCGACGTGTGGACGCTGGACTACCGGATGAGCAACCGGCACCCCTACAACCGCGCGATGCACCGGTTCACCATGGACGACATCGCGCTCAACGACTTTCCGGCAGCCATCGCCGAACTGCGCCGGAGCGTCGGCAACCGGCGCGTTCACGTCATCGCCCACTGCCTCGGCTCGGTGTCCTTCCTGATGAGTCTCTTCGGCGGCGCCCTCGACGCCGTCGGCGGTGTCAGCAGTGTCATCGCCAACAGCACCGGGCTGACTCCGCGCGTGCCTGCCTGGTCGCGGCTCAAGCTCAACGTAGCTCCTGGAGTCATGGAGTACCTGCTCGGCTTTCCCTACCTCGATCCACGCTGGCACGCCGAACCCCGGTTCACACGCGGCTGGTTGTTCTCCAAGGTCGTCGACCTCTTCCATCCCGAATGCGACAACCCGGCCTGTCACCTGCTGAGCCTCATGTGGGGAACGGGCTGGCCCGCGCTGTACAGCCACGACAAGCTGCACGAGGTGACGCACGCGCGCGGCGGGGATCTCTACGGCGCCACCGGATTCCACTACTACCGGCACGTGCTGGCGATGGTCGACGCCGGCCGTGCGGTCAAGTTCGCGAAGGGCGCCGCCTACGACAGCCTTCCCGACGACTACCTGGCCGGTGCGGCCGAGGTGACCACTCCCGTGCTGCTGACGACAGGCGAGACCAACCGCGTCTTCGCCGATTCGAACATCGTCTGCTACGAGCGGCTGGAAGCCGTCGCGCCGGGACGTCACGAACTTGAGGTGTTCCCCGGCTACGGGCACCAGGACGTTTTCATGGGAAAGAACGTCGACATCGACGTGTTCCCCCGGATGCTGGACTTCCTCAAACGGCAGGCGGCCTGA